The Magnolia sinica isolate HGM2019 chromosome 10, MsV1, whole genome shotgun sequence genome includes a window with the following:
- the LOC131257559 gene encoding tetraspanin-15-like, translating to MDEAAESSPHQDETPKGSSMAAKISKILRLVSIFTYLISLPLLGSSIWLLMMHNYDCEDLLNVPRLRITIAIGMMVLFLLSNLVVFYGVRFTLPGFAAVMVMTTIMLTLGLAFVGTCKVESRAIPGSPLWLKMKVMDDEHWRQIKTCIFNGRMCSELGFRMQGLSAFDFNLKKLTRLESGCCKPPDICGMEYVNATYWNYPRTYNDYIPFSGTSTHASGGDCDAWSNIQSILCYDCHSCREGFLTTIQRRWRSLGVFLVLMNILIMVTQLIRFILTMLDKPKM from the exons ATGGATGAAGCTGCAGAGAGCAGTCCACATCAAGATGAAACTCCAAAAGGGTCATCAATGGCTGCCAAGATCAGTAAAATTCTACGGTTAGTATCGATTTTCACGTACCTTATATCACTACCTTTGCTAGGGTCGAGCATATGGCTATTGATGATGCACAACTACGATTGTGAAGATCTACTCAATGTACCGAGACTACGAATCACGATCGCTATTGGTATGATGGTACTTTTCCTACTCAGCAACCTTGTTGTATTCTACGGTGTAAGATTTACGTTGCCTGGATTTGCGGCTGTGATGGTGATGACTACGATCATGCTCACCTTGGGGCTTGCATTTGTGGGGACGTGTAAGGTTGAGAGCCGGGCCATTCCTGGTTCGCCTTTGTGGCTGAAAATGAAAGTGATGGACGATGAGCATTGGAGACAAATCAAGACCTGTATTTTCAATGGTCGTATGTGCAGTGAACTAGGGTTTCGGATGCAAGGGCTCTCGGCGTTTGATTTTAACCTGAAAAAGCTCACCAGGTTAGAG TCCGGATGCTGCAAGCCTCCCGACATCTGCGGAATGGAGTACGTGAACGCCACATATTGGAACTACCCAAGAACTTACAACGATTACATTCCTTTCTCTGGCACATCAACACATGCATCTGGCGGCGATTGCGATGCGTGGAGCAACATTCAGTCCATACTATGCTACGATTGTCATTCGTGCCGAGAAGGATTTCTAACAACCATCCAACGCAGATGGAGGAGCCTCGGTGTCTTCCTCGTCCTGATGAATATACTCATCATGGTGACACAACTCATTCGTTTTATCCTCACTATGTTGGATAAACCCAAAATGTAA